The following proteins are co-located in the Bacillus pumilus genome:
- a CDS encoding amino acid permease, producing the protein MEQTKKWGFWLLTAFVVGNMVGSGIFMLPSTLAQHASPLGVTMAWLVTGGGVLMIALVFGHLSIHKPQLTAGPQSYARALFKDPKKGKAAGFTMVWGYWVASWISNVAIITSLAGYLTTFFPILTVKTVIFTFGKETITLGQLMTFIVCTILLWGTHTILITSLSAASKLNFITTFSKVLGFVLFIVAGLFAFQTALFEHYYFPVASGGEGVLGLGGQIHHAAISTLWAFIGIESAVILSGRASSQRDVKRATITGLLIALSIYMIITLITMGVLPHDQLQGSDKPFVDVLQLIIGPAGGIVMALLAIICLFGSMLGWILLGSEVPYQAAKAGDFPAVFAKTNKKGSPAFALTVTNIMSQLFIFSVMSRTINEAFTFLTTSATLAYLIPYIVSSIYSFKVIMQGDTYELQKGNRTRDGIIALVAMGYSAWVIISGTADLKTFGLGIGLFLVGILLYPFMSKGFAKGTE; encoded by the coding sequence GATGGCATGGCTTGTCACAGGTGGCGGTGTGCTGATGATTGCACTTGTATTTGGGCATTTATCCATTCATAAGCCGCAGCTGACGGCAGGACCACAAAGTTATGCAAGGGCGCTTTTTAAAGATCCGAAAAAGGGAAAAGCAGCCGGTTTTACAATGGTTTGGGGATATTGGGTGGCGAGCTGGATTAGTAATGTCGCCATTATTACGAGCCTTGCCGGTTATTTAACGACTTTTTTCCCTATTTTAACCGTAAAGACGGTGATCTTTACCTTTGGAAAAGAAACGATCACACTTGGTCAACTCATGACCTTTATCGTATGTACCATCCTTCTATGGGGAACACATACCATTTTAATCACAAGCTTAAGTGCTGCAAGTAAATTAAACTTTATTACGACCTTTTCAAAGGTGCTCGGATTCGTCCTTTTTATTGTAGCGGGCTTATTTGCATTCCAAACGGCATTATTTGAGCATTATTACTTCCCGGTTGCATCAGGAGGCGAAGGAGTGCTCGGACTTGGAGGCCAAATTCATCATGCGGCCATTTCCACCCTATGGGCATTTATCGGAATCGAATCTGCGGTTATTTTATCAGGGAGAGCGTCTTCGCAGCGCGATGTGAAACGTGCGACGATTACGGGTCTTCTAATCGCACTTTCGATCTACATGATTATCACGCTGATTACAATGGGCGTTCTGCCGCATGATCAATTGCAAGGCTCAGACAAACCATTCGTGGACGTGCTTCAGCTCATTATTGGGCCGGCTGGCGGTATTGTCATGGCACTGCTTGCGATCATTTGTTTATTTGGCTCAATGCTTGGCTGGATCTTACTCGGTTCAGAAGTACCTTATCAAGCAGCAAAGGCAGGCGACTTCCCAGCAGTATTTGCAAAAACAAACAAAAAAGGCAGTCCTGCCTTCGCTTTGACTGTCACAAATATCATGTCCCAGCTGTTTATTTTCTCAGTCATGTCACGCACGATTAATGAAGCCTTTACCTTTTTAACAACATCAGCGACACTTGCGTATCTCATTCCGTATATCGTGTCTTCGATCTACAGCTTTAAAGTCATCATGCAAGGAGACACATATGAGCTTCAAAAAGGTAATCGAACAAGAGACGGAATCATCGCACTTGTTGCTATGGGATATTCCGCTTGGGTCATTATTTCAGGAACAGCTGATTTGAAAACATTTGGTCTCGGAATAGGTCTGTTCTTAGTTGGTATTCTGCTTTATCCATTCATGTCAAAAGGATTTGCCAAAGGAACGGAATAA